Proteins from a genomic interval of Rosa chinensis cultivar Old Blush chromosome 2, RchiOBHm-V2, whole genome shotgun sequence:
- the LOC112185441 gene encoding pentatricopeptide repeat-containing protein At3g49740 gives MKFNFCREALTSITESAAEIFKVNQRLVKLNRSHCYAETLQLFTQIHSSESLRPDHYTVSAAVTACAKLRDIVFGTQLHGNAVRSGLKAFPHVANPLLSLYAKAEDLNAVRWVFDEIADPDVYSWTTLLSACVKLGHVDYACEVFDKMPQKGNVAIWNAMITGCAENGDEEVAFSLFCEMHRMGVKHDNFSVASVLSLCCLESLGFGRQVHCLVIRTGFLGRASVVNALLTMYFKCASVAEAFEVFEEAEDGVYDQITFNVMIDGLVGVGRDEEALTMFKGMQEACLRPTELTFVSVMSSCSAARVANHVHAQAIKLGFEAFTAVGNAAITMFSGCGDWQAAYLVFQTLEEKDLISWNAMISTYAQVNDSESAVLVYLQMQREGEKPDEFTYGSLLASSEYIETMQMIQAVAHKNGLILKIQVLNAMVSAYARQGQMNLAYQTFQDIKYKNLITWNAIISGFLLNGMVNEGLEQFHELLVSELSPDVCTLSIIVSMCASITSLRDGKPVHAYILKFGFSQQLCLGNALITMYAKCGVLDWSVRVFEAMNEKDLVSWNALISAYAQHGKGKEAVDCFEAMQDLSSITPDQATFTAVLSACSHAGLVDDGTRIFNSMISNYGFMPEVDHFSCIVDLLGRAGYLDEAETVINSKEIEAHPNIWWTLISSCASHGNLRLGRIVAGYLLETEQNNPSVYVLLASIYAAAGQWEEAANVRELMNATGKAKTPGCSWINS, from the coding sequence ATGAAGTTCAACTTCTGCAGAGAAGCCTTAACAAGTATAACTGAATCCGCCGCTGAAATCTTCAAGGTGAACCAGAGGCTTGTTAAGCTTAATCGCTCGCATTGTTACGCAGAGACACTCCAGCTTTTCACCCAAATCCATTCATCCGAGTCACTTAGACCAGACCACTACACGGTCTCGGCGGCCGTCACCGCCTGCGCGAAGTTACGCGACATTGTTTTCGGCACCCAACTTCACGGCAACGCCGTCCGGTCCGGCCTCAAAGCCTTTCCTCACGTGGCCAATCCGCTGCTCTCGCTTTATGCGAAAGCGGAAGATTTGAATGCTGTGAGATGGGTGTTTGATGAGATTGCAGACCCAGATGTTTATTCGTGGACGACGCTGCTGTCGGCTTGTGTTAAATTGGGGCATGTGGACTATGCATGTGAGGTGTTCGATAAAATGCCTCAGAAGGGTAATGTGGCGATTTGGAATGCGATGATTACCGGGTGCGCGGAGAATGGGGATGAGGAGGTtgcttttagtttgttttgtgaAATGCATAGGATGGGTGTTAAGCATGATAATTTTAGTGTTGCTAGTGTGTTGAGTTTGTGTTGTTTGGAGTCGCTGGGATTTGGGAGGCAGGTGCATTGTTTAGTGATTAGAACCGGGTTTTTGGGAAGAGCTTCTGTTGTGAACGCTCTGCTTACTATGTATTTTAAATGCGCAAGTGTTGCGGAGGCATTTGAGGTGTTTGAAGAAGCAGAAGATGGGGTGTATGATCAGATTACTTTTAATGTGATGATTGATGGTTTGGTGGGTGTGGGAAGAGATGAAGAGGCTTTGACAATGTTCAAAGGGATGCAAGAGGCGTGTCTTAGGCCTACTGAGCTGACTTTTGTGAGTGTCATGAGCTCATGTTCAGCTGCAAGAGTTGCTAACCATGTACATGCGCAGGCGATTAAGTTGGGTTTTGAAGCTTTCACTGCTGTGGGCAATGCAGCAATTACCATGTTTTCTGGTTGTGGGGATTGGCAAGCGGCTTACCTGGTTTTTCAGACATTGGAAGAGAAGGATCTTATATCATGGAATGCCATGATCTCGACTTATGCTCAAGTGAATGACAGTGAATCAGCCGTTTTGGTCTATCTGCAAATGCAGAGGGAAGGAGAGAAACCAGATGAGTTTACTTATGGAAGTTTGTTGGCAAGCTCTGAGTATATTGAGACCATGCAAATGATTCAGGCTGTTGCACACAAAAATGGGCTTATCCTTAAAATCCAAGTTTTGAATGCAATGGTTTCTGCATATGCTAGGCAGGGTCAGATGAATCTAGCCTATCAGACATTCCAAGATATCAAATACAAAAATTTGATCACCTGGAATGCTATTATTTCTGGATTCCTGTTGAACGGAATGGTAAATGAAGGGTTAGAGCAATTTCATGAGCTGCTTGTGTCAGAACTCAGTCCAGATGTGTGTACCCTGAGTATAATTGTAAGCATGTGTGCAAGCATAACATCCTTGAGAGATGGAAAACCAGTTCATGCCTACATtctcaaatttgggttttctCAACAACTGTGCTTAGGTAATGCCCTCATTACGATGTATGCTAAATGCGGGGTTTTAGATTGGTCGGTAAGAGTGTTTGAAGCAATGAATGAAAAGGATTTAGTCTCCTGGAATGCCCTGATATCAGCTTATGCACAACATGGGAAAGGAAAGGAAGCTGTTGATTGTTTTGAGGCGATGCAAGACTTGTCTTCCATCACACCAGACCAGGCAACCTTCACTGCAGTTCTTTCCGCTTGCAGTCATGCCGGTTTAGTTGATGATGGTACACGAATTTTCAATTCCATGATTAGTAATTACGGCTTTATGCCAGAAGTGGATCATTTTTCTTGTATAGTTGACCTTCTAGGTCGTGCCGGGTACCTTGATGAGGCGGAAACAGTGATAAACAGCAAGGAAATTGAAGCACATCCAAATATTTGGTGGACACTAATTAGTTCCTGTGCATCACATGGTAATTTAAGACTAGGAAGAATAGTTGCTGGATATCTCCTTGAAACTGAACAAAATAATCCATCAGTATATGTGCTTTTGGCAAGTATATACGCAGCCGCTGGTCAATGGGAAGAAGCAGCTAATGTGAGAGAATTAATGAACGCAACTGGGAAGGCGAAGACACCTGGATGCAGTTGGATTAATTCATAA
- the LOC112185191 gene encoding putative pentatricopeptide repeat-containing protein At5g65820, producing the protein MRRLYQKSIFLYTKPNLSISISSNPNSPLHLFHTVHKPTKQTNHVSTERRSGLGLVRLETDPEPNPDDPTHCEFAADVEKIYRILRKFHSRVPKLELALHQSGVVLRSGLTERVLNRCGDAGNLGYRFFVWASQQPNYRPSYDVYKAMIKSLSKMRQFGAVWALLEEMRRENQELITVEMFVVLMRRFASARMVKKAVEVLDEMPKYGCEADEYAFGCLLDALCKNGSVKEAASLFEDMRVRFKPSIRHFTSLLYGWCRAGKLMEAKHVLVQMREGGFEPDIVVYNNLLGGYAQAGKMADAYELLKEMRRKGCEPNAASYTTVIQALCGQEKMEEAMRVFVEMERSGCEADVVTYTTLIGGFCKWGKIVRSYEILESMVQRGFTPSQMTYLQIMLAHEKKEDLEECVELMGEMRKIGCMPDLGIYNTVIRLACKLGEVKEGVRLWNEMEEAGFSPGLDTFVIMIHGFLGQGCLIEACDYFKEMVGRGLLSGPQYGTLKELMNALLRDEKLEMAKDVWSCIVTKGCELNVYAWTIWIHALFSKGHVKEACSYCLDMMEADVMPQPDTFAKLMRGLKKLYNRQIAAEITEKVRQMAADRKITFKMYKRRGERDLNEKVKEKKDGGRKRRARKRQWPSKAKAL; encoded by the coding sequence ATGCGAAGGTTGTATCAGAAATCGATCTTTCTCTACACCAAACCCAAtctctcaatttcaatttcgtcCAATCCAAACAGCCCCTTACACCTCTTTCACACAGTTCACAAACCCACCAAACAAACCAACCATGTATCCACCGAACGAAGATCAGGTCTCGGGTTGGTCCGTCTCGAAACCGACCCGGAACCAAACCCAGACGACCCGACCCACTGCGAGTTCGCCGCCGACGTGGAGAAGATATACAGAATATTGCGCAAATTCCACTCCCGGGTCCCCAAATTAGAGCTCGCTCTACATCAATCCGGCGTCGTTTTGCGCTCCGGCTTAACCGAGCGAGTGCTGAACCGGTGCGGCGACGCCGGGAATTTAGGGTACAGGTTCTTCGTCTGGGCCTCGCAGCAGCCCAATTACAGACCCAGCTACGATGTGTACAAAGCCATGATCAAGTCCCTAAGCAAAATGCGGCAATTCGGCGCCGTTTGGGCTCTGCTTGAGGAGATGAGGAGAGAAAATCAGGAGCTAATTACTGTGgaaatgtttgtggttttgatgcGGCGTTTCGCTTCGGCGAGGATGGTGAAGAAAGCAGTGGAGGTGCTCGATGAAATGCCCAAGTACGGGTGCGAGGCGGATGAGTATGCTTTTGGGTGCTTGCTTGATGCTCTGTGTAAAAATGGGAGTGTGAAAGAAGCGGCGAGTTTGTTTGAGGATATGAGAGTTAGGTTCAAGCCTAGTATTAGGCATTTTACTTCTTTGTTGTATGGGTGGTGTAGAGCAGGGAAGCTTATGGAGGCGAAACATGTGTTGGTGCAGATGAGGGAGGGAGGGTTCGAGCCGGATATTGTGGTGTATAACAATTTGCTTGGTGGGTATGCTCAGGCTGGGAAGATGGCTGATGCGTATGAGCTGTTGAAGGAGATGAGGAGGAAGGGTTGTGAGCCCAATGCGGCTTCTTATACGACTGTGATCCAGGCGCTTTGCGGGCAGGAGAAGATGGAGGAGGCGATGAGGGTGTTTGTGGAGATGGAGAGGAGTGGTTGTGAGGCTGATGTTGTTACTTATACTACTTTGATTGGTGGGTTTTGTAAGTGGGGGAAGATTGTGAGGAGTTATGAGATTTTGGAGAGTATGGTACAGAGAGGGTTTACGCCCAGTCAGATGACTTACTTGCAGATTATGTTGGCTCATGAGAAGAAGGAAGACTTGGAGGAGTGTGTGGAATTAATGGGGGAGATGAGGAAGATTGGTTGCATGCCTGATCTTGGTATTTACAACACGGTGATTCGGTTGGCTTGCAAATTGGGGGAGGTGAAAGAAGGCGTTCGGCTTTGGAATGAAATGGAAGAAGCTGGGTTTTCTCCGGGGCTTGACACCTTTGTCATTATGATTCATGGGTTTCTCGGGCAAGGTTGTTTGATCGAAGCTTGTGATTACTTCAAAGAAATGGTTGGCAGAGGCCTTCTATCTGGGCCACAATATGGTACCTTGAAGGAGTTAATGAATGCTTTGTTGAGAGATGAGAAGCTAGAAATGGCTAAAGATGTTTGGAGTTGCATTGTGACCAAAGGGTGTGAGCTTAATGTGTATGCATGGACAATTTGGATTCATGCACTGTTTTCAAAGGGGCATGTGAAAGAGGCTTGCTCATACTGCTTGGACATGATGGAGGCAGATGTAATGCCACAGCCGGATACTTTTGCGAAGCTCATGCGTGGTTTAAAGAAACTTTATAACAGACAGATTGCTGCTGAGATCACAGAGAAGGTGAGGCAGATGGCTGCAGATAGAAAGATCACTTTCAAGATGTATAAAAGACGCGGAGAGAGGGACTTGAACGAAAAAGTTAAGGAGAAGAAGGACGGGGGAAGGAAACGGAGGGCTCGAAAACGGCAATGGCCTAGTAAAGCTAAAGCCTTATAG